A region of the Apium graveolens cultivar Ventura chromosome 6, ASM990537v1, whole genome shotgun sequence genome:
attcacataaacacataactcattcaaaaccattaaagaatcattctcctttcttttaatcataaaaattcaaaccataatcatatatatacaatcaaatttctcaaaattacaccatgcaTCCTTATTCTTAGCATAATCCAACTTTTAAACTAACACCCTTTTATTTATCAAcaaccattcgaaccaaaacatacatacatgctcgcatgcaattcaatttcaactcatcattatatcaaacacttcatttttatcaattaaaccaactaaatttcttaacacaatccaagaattcgaatttcacctaaatcacaacatgcatccacttattcatcaaattaatccctttttaactcaattcccattcggcaaaaactcaaatttacatctcaaggacaaatcaatgacatgcatatcttgatcttctttaaaactaacatgcaatcacttttaggccatataaacttagtgtttaccaagattaactcacaaaaatcaaattcctcttcttaTTAGCACAAAAtccgaacctaaacttagcatgcaacaacaatttcattcctttttaatcCAATAACAATCCATAATCACTTTAAACAAGTTAACTCAAATCAATATCTTCAAAGATCAAAACCATTTGGGTTTTTCAAGAATGACACATGCAATAATCGAAATAAGTGTTTGGTATagtagagctcagtttttaacatcatggctcaccaccggttcaccggagttcatcaccggtggcggtggcatctcggtggtgccctcattcgagggtgtccaaccacgaaacccccgatttcCATCAATTACgcaaaataactaacatgcacatcttctcTATCAATTGTTTACAAAGAATCAGGCTTAAACAAGATGTCATCAACAACAATTACAAGAACCAAgtggttctcgggtgaacacacacacaccgagcacacacatcacacacacatcgacatgcaagtgggtatacacacatgcacacacttctacctacatataagtgtttagcaagaagatttagggatgattggtgagtttgatcaaagaaaagagaggtataccgagagagattgaagaaagccgagagagagagtgttcgagtgagaaggagagaaaagagaaaagagagaaagtgAAAGCACGGgagcaagaagaagaaaaaagaaaggGAGTGAGTTTATATATCACTCAAAAACAAGGGCAATTTGGTAATcttctaattcctttttcactctTACTTGTCCCatctttttactaaaataaaacaaggattaaatataaaatatatctctctcgggaagtcgagaattattgaaaatgacatttttaatacgtaggcctcgaaattagctttttaaccattactcataataagattttgagcgaacggttgattttatatgaatttcgcaaacttgctttaataataacatttttcacataaaatcaatttaaaaatggaAAGATCAACAACCAAATTCACTCATCaattttaaaaagtctctaggaccactacgaagatcacagaacaaatcccatgtttttatcttactcggatgattttataaaaatgcacgaaggttaattaaacctttatttaaatcacgtaattcctttaaaattcacaaaaactGTCACTGATCACATAGccatgcacacagacaacaatctcacatatataatcacataacgactcaagtatgattatagaatttatctctctttaatctttatcctcttttacgcgtaccgggtcacgttcagcctgacggcccgacgctcagcgtttcgattatgCTTCTTATTCTCATtatcaatcaacacgtcacttaggacaaaatactttattactcattcatttcattcaatcacacataattcacattttatattctttaattccttacTAGGACGGGTtacgttctacctgacggcccgacaccacagctatacttctaagctgactctttaaattggaacgtttatatccacgctcctaaactctagtgtacataaaagacaattaatcagcacttaatcacataattataatcacatcacataacacatactttattgacttaattacgtcgcaaaattctcagtcgtcacatgTATGAATCTTGACCGTGCGCTAAGGAAAGAGCAACCAGTTCCCACTACGGATGATCCCAAAACGGATCAAATTGAGAAATGGGAACGCTGTAATTGCATGTGTCTTGTGATCATAAAGCGAACGACTCCAACTGGCTTTCAGGGCTCTATTGCTGAGAGCACAAGTGTTAAGAAGTTCCTCTCCGAGATTGAGCAATATTTTGCTAAGAATGAGAAAGCGGAAACGAGTAATCTTGTGTCAAAACTCATGACCATGAAGCATAAAGGAAAGGGGAACATAAGGGAGTACATCATTGGGATGTCTAATCTTGCTGGAAAACTCAAGGAACTCAAGTTAGAACTTTCGGATGAGTTACTTGTTCACTTGGTTCTTATTTATTTTCCTCCTCAGTTTGGACACTTTGTGGTGAGTTATAATACCCAAAAGGAAAAATGGACTCTTAATGAGCTCATTTCACACTGTGTGCAAGAGGAAGAGAGGGTTTTGCGAGAGAAGACCGAGAGTGCTCACTTGGCATCAAGCTCTCATGATAAAAAAAGGAAGAAAGGTAAGGATATTGCAAGTGGAAAACCCAAGCATCAGTTGCAATAGAATCAGGATAAGGGAACAACTTGCTATTTTTGTAAGAAGGCTTGACACATGAAGAAAGAGTGTTCCAAATATGCTGCTTGGAGTGTGAAGCAGGGTAAGACTTATGTCTTTGTTTTTTCTGAAGTTAATTTGGCTTCTGTACCTAAGGATACTTCGTGGGTAGATTTTGGTGCTACTACTCACATAAGTGTATCTATGCAGGGTTGCCTGTGGAGCCGACCGCCAATTGATGCCGAAAGATTCATCTATGTGGGCGACGACAATAAAGTTTCAGTTGAAGCTGATGGAACATttagattattattaaaaaatggtgTTTATTAGGATTTATTTGAGACATTTGTTGCACTATTTTTTAGACGAAATCTTATTTCTATTTCCTGTTTGGACAAATATGTCTACACTTGTTCTTTTCGAAATAATAAAGTATGTTTTTCTTTAAATTCAAATGTGGTTGCCACCGATTCTTTGATTGATAATCTTTATATGCTTACTAATATTGCTTTTAATAATGAAATTTTACACTCGAGTGCAAGAGGTAAAAAGCGTAACTTAACTGAGAATTTTGCTATGTTGTGGCACAGGTGATTAGGTCATATCTCTAAACAGAGAATTCAGAGGCTTGTGAATGATAGAATTCTTGATCCCTTAGCTTTAAGTGACTTTCAAGTCTGCGTTGAACGCATAAAATAAACAAACTCGTGAAATTTAGGTGCCAATAGAGCTTCAAGTGTCTTGGAACTGATTCATACCGATATATGTGGACTGTTCCCTACGGCCTCTTGGAACGGTCAACGGTATTTTATCACGTTCATAGATGATTACTCTAGTTATGGTTACCTATATTTGATACATGAGAATTCACAAGCTCTGGACGTATTTAAAGAGTACAAAGTTGAAGTTGAACTTCAGCTAAATAGTAGTATTAAAGCTATCAGATCTGATCACGGTGGTGAATATTACGGTAGATATGATGGATCAGGTTAGCAACATCCAGGACCCTTTGCTAACTACCTAAAGGAGTGTGGAATTGTCCCTCAGTACACTATGCCAGGAAAACCAAATACGAATGGTGTTGATGAGAGGAGAAACCGTACTTTTAAAGATATGGTGAGAAGTATGATAATTCATTATTCCTTTCTTGAGTCACTTTGGGGAGATGCACTAAAAACTGCAATTTATATCCTTAACCGGGTTCCAACTAAAGCCGTGGTCGAAACTCCTTACAAACTTTGGACTAAGAAAATACTTAGTATTAAGCATTTACATGTTTGGGGTTGTCCAGCTGAGGCAAGGCCATATAGGCCAAATGAAAAGAAACTGGACTCTAGGACGGTCAATTGCTATTTTGTTGGGTATCCGGAACGTACTCGCGGATTTAAATTTTATGATCCCGCTACTAGATCCTTCTTTGAGACTGATAATGCAAGATTTTTTGAGGATGTTGATTTTGGGAGGGAAGATATAGGCAAAAATATTGTCTTTGAGGAAGATAATCTTGAACCAATTTATGACTCTGTCGAGAGCAATGATCAGATTATGATACCTATCATTGTTCAAGGCCCTCTAGTTCAAGACAACACTGAAATTCCCCATGAGGAACCAATTAAAAAAAACTCAACAACCTCAT
Encoded here:
- the LOC141664691 gene encoding uncharacterized protein LOC141664691; translation: MNLDRALRKEQPVPTTDDPKTDQIEKWERCNCMCLVIIKRTTPTGFQGSIAESTSVKKFLSEIEQYFAKNEKAETSNLVSKLMTMKHKGKGNIREYIIGMSNLAGKLKELKLELSDELLVHLVLIYFPPQFGHFVVSYNTQKEKWTLNELISHCVQEEERVLREKTESAHLASSSHDKKRKKGKDIASGKPKHQLQ